A window of the Citrus sinensis cultivar Valencia sweet orange chromosome 9, DVS_A1.0, whole genome shotgun sequence genome harbors these coding sequences:
- the LOC102607308 gene encoding uncharacterized protein LOC102607308 produces the protein MDAQRALLDELMGAARNLTEEEKKEYKEIKWDDKEVCPFYMVRFCPHDLFVNTRSDLGPCPRIHDQKLKESFEKSPRHDAYVPKFEAELAQFCEKLVMDLDRRVRRGRERLSQEVEPAPPPPISAEKSEQLSLLEEKIKNLLEQVETLGEAGKVDEAEALMRKVEILNVEKTTLTQQSQNDKVLMMAQEKKMALCEICGSFLVANDAAERTQSHISGKQHIGYGMVRDFITEYKEAKEKAREEERLAKEKEVEDRRKQREKEYESRKRSGSSDRDRYRDRDRDRERERYRERDRERSREWDGRSGRDGGRGADWRSRDRHRDRSRSRSPVRHGHRRSPRSPVRQY, from the exons ATGGACGCTCAGCGAGCTCTGCTAGACGAACTCATGGGCGCAG CTCGAAATTTGAccgaagaagagaaaaaagagtacaaagaaataaaatgggACGATAAGGAGGTTTGTCCATTCTATATGGTTAGGTTTTGCCCTCACGATCTCTTTGTCAACACGAGAAGCGATCTCG GACCGTGCCCGAGAATTCATGACCAGAAGTTGAAAGAAAG TTTTGAGAAGTCCCCGCGACACGATGCTTATGTGCCCAAGTTTGAAGCTGAACTTGCTCAATTTTGTGAGAAATTG GTCATGGACCTGGATAGAAGAGTTCGGCGGGGGCGAGAACGTCTTTCTCAAGAAGTGGAACCTGCACCACCACCTCCAATATCAGCAGAAAAGTCCGAACAGTTATCTTTGTTGGAGGAGAAGATAAAAAACCTGCTGGAACAAGTGGAGACCCTGGGTGAGGCTGGCAAGGTGGATGAAGCTGAAGCCCTCATGAGAAAG GTGGAGATTCTTAATGTTGAGAAGACAACCTTGACTCAGCAGTCTCAGAACGATAAAGTTTTGATGATGGCTCAGGAGAAAAAGATGGCTTTATGTGAGATATGTGGTTCCTTTCTTGTAGCAAATGATGCTGCTGAGAGGACTCAGTCTCACATTTCTGGAAAGCAGCATATTGGTTATGGCATGGTTCGAGATTTCATAACTGAGTACAAG GAAGCTAAGGAGAAGGCAAGGGAAGAAGAAAGACTAGCCAAGGAAAAAGAGGTAGAAGATCGGAGGAAGCAGAGGGAGAAAGAATATGAGAGTAGAAAGAGGAGTGGTTCAAGTGATAGGGACAGGTATCGTGATCGAGATCGtgacagagagagagaacgaTACAGAGAACGTGATCGTGAAAGGTCTAGAGAGTGGGATGGTAGAAGTGGTCGTGATGGAGGAAGGGGGGCTGATTGGAGAAGCAGGGATAGGCACCGTGATCGCAGCAGATCACGTTCCCCTGTTAGGCATGGTCACAGGAGGTCACCTAGAAGTCCAGTTCGCCAGTATTAG
- the LOC102608188 gene encoding peroxisomal membrane protein 11B, whose translation MSNDTVDKLVIFLAKRDGIDKLVKTFQYVSKLVHWHVEATKPELAQRFKQWEVASGLSRKAFRTGRFLTGFNLLRRNPGATPTLRLLAVLANAGEMVYWSFDHLLWLSRIGTLDAKFARRLSFISAFGESFGYVFFIIADFILMKQGLAKERQLVAPDHEEKSKDVEESLRKIKVDRVMRLMAVAANVADLIIALADIEPNPFCNHAVTLGISGLVSAWSGWYRNWPS comes from the coding sequence ATGAGTAATGACACAGTTGACAAGCTGGTCATCTTCTTGGCAAAGAGAGATGGCATTGACAAGCTTGTCAAAACATTTCAATACGTATCAAAGCTTGTTCACTGGCACGTCGAGGCCACAAAGCCTGAGTTGGCTCAAAGATTCAAGCAATGGGAAGTTGCATCGGGCCTCAGTCGAAAAGCGTTTAGAACCGGCAGGTTTCTCACCGGCTTCAATCTCTTAAGACGAAACCCCGGCGCAACGCCAACTCTAAGATTGCTAGCGGTTCTTGCTAATGCAGGGGAGATGGTTTATTGGTCATTTGACCACTTGCTTTGGCTATCAAGAATAGGAACTTTGGATGCTAAGTTTGCGAGAAGGTTGAGCTTCATATCGGCTTTTGGTGAGTCGTTTGGGTATGTCTTTTTCATAATagctgattttattttgatgaaacaagGGTTAGCGAAAGAGAGACAGCTTGTTGCTCCTGAtcatgaagaaaaatctaaagaTGTGGAAGAGAGTTTAAGGAAGATAAAAGTTGACCGAGTGATGAGGCTGATGGCAGTTGCTGCTAATGTTGCTGATTTGATCATTGCTCTGGCGGATATTGAACCCAATCCGTTTTGTAATCATGCTGTTACTTTAGGCATCAGTGGGTTGGTTTCTGCATGGTCTGGTTGGTACAGGAACTGGCCGTCGTAA
- the LOC102608474 gene encoding cell number regulator 6, producing the protein MAEGGGNSRYVKLTKEQTPVEDDIKPGELNQPIEVPQLNVHRCNECGQPLPEDFEPPADEPWTTGIFGCTEDTESCWTGFFCPCVLFGRNVEKMREDTPWTHPCICHAVCIEGGVALAAATAVFHGIDPRTSFLICEGLFFAWWMCGIYTGNLRQNLQKKYHLKNSPCEPCLVNCCLHWCALCQEHREMKNRLSDNVAMPMTVVNPPPVQEMNSAPENQDPAPSSGNGTTMEMQAL; encoded by the exons ATGGCGGAGGGCGGAGGGAATTCTCGATATGTGAAGTTGACGAAGGAGCAGACTCCAGTGGAGGATGACATCAAGCCCGGTGAGCTCAACCAGCCCATTGAGGTTCCTCAG TTGAATGTTCATAGGTGCAATGAGTGTGGACAGCCTTTGCCTGAAGATTTTGAGCCTCCTGCTGATGAACCTTGGACTACTGGAATCTTCGGCTGCACTGAAGATACAGAAAGTT GCTGGACTGGATTCTTCTGCCCGTGTGTTCTATTTGGACGCAATGTGGAAAAGATGAGAGAAGATACCCCATGGACTCATCCTTGCATTTGTCATGCCGTTTGCATTGAAGGTGGCGTAGCTTTGGCAGCAGCAACAGCTGTTTTTCATGGTATTGACCCCAGgacatcatttcttatttgtgAGGGTTTGTTTTTTGCTTGGTGGATGTGTGGGATATACACTGGAAACTTACGGCAAAACTTACAGAAGAAATATCATCTCAAG AACTCGCCGTGTGAGCCGTGCCTGGTAAACTGCTGCCTGCACTGGTGTGCATTGTGCCAGGAGCACAGGGAGATGAAGAACCGCCTCTCAGATAATGTTGCAATGCCAATGACTGTTGTCAACCCTCCCCCTGTTCAAGAGATGAACTCTGCCCCTGAAAACCAGGATCCTGCTCCATCCTCTGGAAATGGCACCACCATGGAGATGCAAGCTTTGTAA
- the LOC102608966 gene encoding uncharacterized protein LOC102608966 has protein sequence MERPELENERRRRPPKDKEKVVQCAAKRMLALVPATKPPAPPANQVQLAALAVDLNVRLRSADMPAAMQERVIRHSRVLLDTNADNKRFNPTHLAMCLKKEFDALYGPAWHCIVGKSFGSFVTHASGGFVYFSIDKLSFLLFKTEVRPVVATKKPPLLLKYKS, from the exons ATGGAGAGACCGGAGTTGGAAAacgaaaggagaagaagacCGCCGAAGGACAAGGAGAAGGTGGTGCAGTGCGCAGCCAAGCGCATGTTAGCGTTGGTACCCGCTACGAAACCTCCCGCTCCGCCGGCCAATCAGGTCCAACTAGCAGCACTAGCCGTCGATTTAAACGTACGGCTGAGATCAGCCGATATGCCCGCCGCAATGCAAGAACGCGTCATCAGACACTCCAGAGTTCTTCTCGACACGAATGCCGACAACAAGCGATTCAATCCCACTCACTTGGCCATGTGTCTTAAGaag GAATTCGATGCATTGTACGGACCGGCTTGGCACTGTATTGTTGGGAAGAGTTTCGGGTCATTTGTGACGCACGCGAGCGgtggatttgtgtatttttcaATAGACAAGTTGTCGTTTCTTCTCTTCAAAACAGAGGTCCGTCCTGTTGTTGCTACTAAGAAGCCTCCCCTGCTTCTCAAATATAAAtcttaa